A genomic stretch from Hemicordylus capensis ecotype Gifberg chromosome 1, rHemCap1.1.pri, whole genome shotgun sequence includes:
- the LOC128350454 gene encoding uncharacterized protein LOC128350454, translating into MAAGRKRDPVWQYFNEVPLPISKAGMRAKCKHCNKEMQGLVARMRQHHEKCCDEDDQRNTFEQAGSSGEFMDSGNYPPSRSPSFCSTVSELSIQDSASLASSSDTHSHISLSPKRKKKSFPPGTTIDKFVIKTSRLEKELIDEKIAQFVYATNSSFCLTENPHFINMVQSLRPGYSPPSRADVAGKLLDKVYDREMEQCATALEGRIVNLSIDGWSNVHNDPIVCACITTEEGKVFLAQTIDTSGNAHTAEYLQEVAVKAIITCEQKFKCLVRSLVTDNAANVSKMRRHLEEQEGNTKLITYGCSAHLLHLLAKDLSVPEIKTNVVEIAKYFRNNHFAAAALKRMGGMKLTLPQVVRWNSVVDCFEHYIKNWPILMTVCEQNRDKIDGTVTAKILNIGLKRNVEHMLSILKPISESLNKIQKNSCFIADAVEIWKELSEHLKTELHMDRIKLQALKKRMGQVLSPAHFLANIVNIQYQGQNLSAEEEELAMTWVSSNHPSVMPTIINFKAKGEPFKKYMFAEDILKKVTPVNWWKSLKHLDLETVQVMISLLTAVASSAGVERIFSSFGLIHSKLRNRLGPDKAGKLVFLFQIMNKEEDEDDE; encoded by the exons atggcagcaggccgtaaaagagacccagtttggcaatattttaatgaagttcctttacctatcagtaaggcaggcatgcgtgcaaaatgcaaacactgcaacaaagaaatgcaaggcctagtggcccgaatgaggcaacatcatgagaagtgctgtgatgaagatgaccaaagaaacacatttgaacaggcaggatcttcag gggaattcatggattctggaaactatccaccttcaagatcaccatccttctgttctacagtttcagagttatccatccaggatagtgcttcattagcatcatcatcagacacccacagccacatatcactatcacctaaaagaaagaaaaaatccttccctcctggaaccaccatagataagtttgtgataaaaactagcagattagaaaaagagttaattgatgaaaaaattgcccagtttgtttatgcaacgaactcttctttctgtctgactgagaacccacatttcattaatatggttcagtcactgagaccaggatacagtccacccagcagagcagatgttgcagggaaactgctggataaagtgtatgacagagaaatggagcaatgtgcaacagctctggagggtagaattgttaacctaagtattgatgggtggagtaatgtccacaatgatcctattgtatgtgcttgtataacaacagaagaagggaaagtcttccttgcacaaacaattgatacgtcaggaaatgcacacacagcagaatacttacaagaagtggcagtaaaagctataataacatgtgaacaaaaattcaaatgtctagtacgcagtttggtcacagacaatgctgcaaatgtatccaagatgagaagacatttagaagagcaggaagggaatacaaagctaataacatatggttgcagtgctcatttgctgcacctcttagccaaagacttaagtgttccagaaataaagactaatgttgttgaaattgctaaatacttccgtaacaatcactttgctgcagcagctctgaaaaggatgggtggaatgaagctaacgctcccacaagttgttagatggaactctgtggtggactgttttgagcactatatcaagaactggcctattctgatgacagtttgtgaacaaaatcgagataaaatagatggcactgtcacggccaaaatcctcaacattgggcttaagagaaatgttgaacatatgctcagcatcctgaaacccatctctgaatctttaaacaaaatacagaaaaatagctgttttattgctgatgctgttgaaatttggaaggaactgagtgaacacttaaaaacagaactacacatggacagaattaaattacaagcattaaaaaaacgaatgggacaagtactgtctccagctcattttttggcaaatattgtcaatatccagtaccagggtcaaaacttaagtgctgaggaagaggagttagctatgacatgggtatccagcaatcatccatctgtaatgccaactataataaacttcaaagctaagggggaaccattcaagaaatatatgtttgctgaagatattttaaagaaagtcacaccagtgaactggtggaagtcacttaagcacttggatttagagactgttcaagtaatgatttcacttttaacagcagtagcttcttctgcaggcgttgaaagaatattctcttcctttggactcattcattctaaattgagaaatcgtttgggacccgataaagcaggaaagcttgtttttcttttccagattatgaacaaagaagaagatgaagatgacgagtga